Genomic DNA from Thermoplasmatales archaeon:
TTCGAGATACATAAGATATGTTGGAGTAGGTAGGTACGAAGAAGATCTTATAAATGGTCTAAATGGGTTAGGAATTAATATTGAAAAAATAATTTTGAATGAAAAAGAAATAGGAATAAATCCAGCTATTAATAGAATCTGGGTGATGGGGCTACAATATTTCAGTAAGCCAAAAAAGAAATATGATATCTACCATGCATCTTCTCAATTTACAGCTACAAAGTATGCAGATATCGTTACTGTTCATGATGTTATTGGGCTAAAGGATATTCCTGAAGTAAAGGAAACAATAAATGTTTTTGAAAAAGGATTGTGGCTTGCTTGCTTACCATTGATAAGGAAAGCAAAAAGAATAATTTGCGTAAGTAATGCAACAAAAAATGACTTAATAAGAATTACTAAAATAAGGGAAAATAGGATAAGAGTTATTTATCAAGGAGTTGATGAAAAATTTTACCCAGATAAAGACAAGGAATTTAAAGAAAAAATATCTCCTTCTCTTCTTTTTGTAAGTGAGTTAAGATTTTATAAAAATGCCCATCTCGTGCTAAAGGCAATGAAAATTTTAAGAGAAAAGTATGGTGAGGATTTTAACTTTTTCATAGTTGGAAAAGAGAGCAAAACAAGTATGAAATGGTGGAATAAATGGAAGGATTTCATTTTGAAAAATAACTTAAAAGTCGAATGGCTTAAAGGAGTTGATGACGATATGCTGAGAAAATATTACAGCAATGTTGATTTATTTGTATGGCCATCTCTGGCTGAAGGATTTGGTTTGCCTCCTTTAGAAGCAATGGCATGTGGAACAAATGTCGTATGCCTTGATAATGAAATAAATAGAGAAATTTTGCAGGATAAGGCATTTTATTCTTCAAATAGCGAAGAAGATTTTGCAAGAGCAATAATGAAGGCAATTGAAGAAAAAAAGCCAGAAAAAGAATTGATTGTTCATGCAAAAAAATTTGATTGGAAAAAAACAGCAAAAGAGACAAAAGAAGTTTATGAAGAAATAATATGAAAGTAGAAAAATAGGATATATGCTATTTAAAGTGGATGATGCTTTTGTTTATGATAAAGGAAATGGATTAGCATGCACATGCAAAGAATATATTTTTAATA
This window encodes:
- a CDS encoding glycosyltransferase family 4 protein; the encoded protein is MKVGLLTFQSSRYIRYVGVGRYEEDLINGLNGLGINIEKIILNEKEIGINPAINRIWVMGLQYFSKPKKKYDIYHASSQFTATKYADIVTVHDVIGLKDIPEVKETINVFEKGLWLACLPLIRKAKRIICVSNATKNDLIRITKIRENRIRVIYQGVDEKFYPDKDKEFKEKISPSLLFVSELRFYKNAHLVLKAMKILREKYGEDFNFFIVGKESKTSMKWWNKWKDFILKNNLKVEWLKGVDDDMLRKYYSNVDLFVWPSLAEGFGLPPLEAMACGTNVVCLDNEINREILQDKAFYSSNSEEDFARAIMKAIEEKKPEKELIVHAKKFDWKKTAKETKEVYEEII
- a CDS encoding SWIM zinc finger family protein — encoded protein: MLFKVDDAFVYDKGNGLACTCKEYIFNKNCKHIEKVKKMRSL